The Vicia villosa cultivar HV-30 ecotype Madison, WI linkage group LG1, Vvil1.0, whole genome shotgun sequence genome includes a region encoding these proteins:
- the LOC131643054 gene encoding elongator complex protein 2 encodes MHTENGVEVKTVFIGAGCNRIVNNVSWGASGLVSFGAQNAVAIFSPKSAQILTTLPGHKAVVNCTHWLPTSKFLFKAKQLERHYLLSGDADGAIILWELSLVDGKWRQVSQVPQSHKKGVTCINGIMVSQTEAMFASTSSDGSVCVWELVFPLTSNGDCKLSCLESFSVGSKSMVALSMAELPGCNGQIVLAMGGLDNKIHLYCGGRTGKFVHACELKGHTDWIRSLDFSLPVSINGEVNNLFLVSSSQDKCIRIWKMALRSSMPNGNGIYKMEETSLSSYIEGPVLVAGSSSFQISLESLLIGHEDWVYSVAWQPPLIASAEEDAYYQPQSILSASMDKTMMIWQPEKTSGVWMNVVTVGELSHCALGFYGGHWSPNGDSILAHGYGGSFHLWKNVGDDNWLTQKVPSGHFASVTDIAWGRSGDYIISASHDQTTRIYAPWKVETPLKDGELWYEISRPQVHGHDINCMTVVHSKGNHRFVGGADEKVARVFEAPLSFLKTLSNATLQKSCYSEDDLTNVQILGANMSALGLSQKPIYVQAVHETPDKNGVDGLDTFETVPDAVPTVFTEPPIEDQLAWHTLWPESHKLYGHGNELFSLCCDHKGELVASSCKAQSTAVAEVWLWQVGSWKAVGRLQSHSLTVTQMEFSHDDHFLLTVSRDRQFSIFTITRTGSGEISYSLLTRQEGHKRIIWSCSWNPHGHEFATGSRDKTVKIWAVEKESSSVKQLMTLPQFTSSVTALSWAGLPHRRNNGVLAVGMENGQIELWNLSYNRQDNAPGSAAALLVRVDPFKCHASTVNRLAWRENEEDNKSLQLASCGADNCVRVFDVTVE; translated from the exons ATGCATACAGAAAACGGAGTTGAAGTGAAAACAGTATTCATCGGAGCAGGATGCAACCGAATAGTCAACAACGTTTCATGGGGTGCTTCTGGTTTAGTCTCTTTCGGTGCTCAAAACGCCGTTGCCATTTTCTCCCCAAAG AGTGCTCAAATTTTGACCACTCTTCCTGGTCACAAAGCAGTTGTGAATTGCACTCATTGGCTTCCAACTAGTAAATTTCTATTTAAAG CAAAACAATTGGAGCGGCATTATTTGCTATCTGGAGATGCAGATGGTGCTATTATTCTCTGGGAATTATCCCTTGTTGATGGGAAG TGGAGGCAAGTGTCGCAAGTACCTCAATCACACAAGAAAGGGGTAACATGCATTAATGGAATTATGGTTTCTCAAACTGAGGCAATGTTTGCATCTACTTCGTCAGATGGTAGTGTTTGTGTATGGGAACTTGTATTTCCACTGACAAGCAATG GTGACTGTAAATTATCATGCCTGGAGTCTTTCTCTGTTGGTTCTAAATCTATGGTAGCCCTATCCATGGCAGAACTGCCTGGATGTAATGGTCAAATCGTCCTTGCAATGGGAGGATTGGATAACAAGATTCACCTTTACTGTGGTGGAAGGACAGGAAAG TTTGTACATGCGTGTGAACTAAAAGGGCATACAGATTGGATCCGGAGTTTGGATTTCTCACTACCTGTTAGCATCAATGGGGAAGTAAACAATCTTTTTCTGGTAAGTTCATCTCAGGATAAATGTATACGAATTTGGAAGATGGCATTACGTAGCTCGATGCCCAATGGGAATGGCATATACAAGATGGAAGAAACAAGCTTATCATCATATATAGAAGGTCCCGTACTTGTGGCTGGTTCGTCCTCATTTCAAATATCCTTAGAATCTCTTTTAATTGGACACGAGGATTGGGTATATTCAGTAGCGTGGCAACCCCCTTTGATTGCATCCGCGGAAGAAGATGCCTATTATCAACCACAGAGCATTTTATCTGCATCAATGGACAAGACCATGATGATCTGGCAGCCTGAAAAAACTTCTGGTGTATGGATGAATGTGGTCACCGTTGGTGAACTAAGCCACTGTGCTCTGGGGTTCTATGGTGGTCATTGGAGCCCAAATGGAGATTCAATTTTAGCGCATGGATATGGTGGATCTTTTCATCTTTGGAAAAATGTTGGTGATGACAACTGGCTTACACAAAAGGTTCCCTCTGGTCATTTTGCATCAGTGACTGATATAGCATGGGGTAGATCCGGTGATTACATTATATCAGCCAGCCATGACCAG ACAACTAGAATTTATGCACCATGGAAAGTGGAGACTCCTCTCAAAGATGGAGAACTTTGGTATGAGATTTCTCGCCCTCAGGTTCATGGTCATGATATAAACTGTATGACAGTTGTTCATAGTAAGGGGAATCATCGTTTTGTCGGTGGAGCTGATGAGAAAGTTGCTAGAGTGTTTGAAGCCCCATTATCATTTTTGAAAACATTAAGTAATGCCACTTTGCAGAAGTCTTGTTATTCTGAGGATGACTTGACAAACGTTCAGATTTTGGGTGCAAATATGTCAGCTCTTGGACTGTCACAAAAACCTATTTATGTTCAAG CTGTACATGAGACACCTGATAAAAATGGGGTTGATGGTCTCGACACATTTGAAACTGTGCCTGACGCAGTTCCAACTGTGTTTACTGAACCTCCAATTGAAGATCAACTGGCGTGGCACACACTCTGGCCTGAATCACATAAACTCTATGGCCATGGAAATGAGCTATTTTCTTTATGCTGTGATCATAAGGGCGAGCTTGTTGCTTCTTCATGTAAG GCCCAATCTACTGCTGTGGCGGAGGTATGGCTTTGGCAGGTTGGTTCATGGAAAGCAGTTGGTCGCTTGCAATCTCACAGTTTAACAGTAACACAGATGGAATTCTCACACGATGACCACTTTCTTTTGACTGTCTCAAGGGATCGTCAGTTCTCCATTTTTACAATCACAAGAACAG GAAGCGGTGAAATCAGTTATAGTCTTCTCACAAGGCAGGAAGGACACAAGCGGATTATCTGGTCATGTTCTTGGAACCCACACGGCCATGAATTTGCAACAGGTTCAcgtgacaaaacagtgaaaatcTGGGCCGTAGAAAAGGAATCATCATCAGTAAAGCAGCTGATGACTTTACCTCAATTTACAAGTAGTGTGACAGCATTATCTTGGGCTGGTCTCCCTCATCGAAGAAACAATGGAGTTCTAGCCGTTGGAATGGAAAACGGACAAATAGAATTATGGAATCTGTCCTATAACAGACAAGACAATGCACCGGGTTCCGCCGCCGCTCTTCTTGTTCGTGTTGATCCTTTTAAATGCCATGCCTCTACCGTAAACCGTCTGGCATGgagagaaaatgaggaagataaCAAGagtttgcaacttgcttcttgtGGAGCTGATAATTGTGTAAGAGTGTTCGATGTAACTGTTGAGTAA
- the LOC131643063 gene encoding elongator complex protein 2-like produces MVALSMAELPGCSGQIVLAMGGLDNKIHLYCGGRTGKFVHACELKGHTDWTRSLDFSLPVSINGEVNNLFLMALRSSTPNGNGVYKMEETSLSSYIEGPVLVAGSSSFQIFLESLLIGHEDWVYSVAWQPPLVASAEGDAYYQPQSILSPSMDKTVMIWQPEKTSGVWMNMVTVGELSHCALGFYGGH; encoded by the exons ATGGTAGCCCTATCCATGGCAGAACTGCCTGGTTGTAGTGGTCAAATCGTCCTTGCAATGGGAGGGTTGGATAACAAGATTCACCTTTACTGTGGTGGAAGGACAGGAAAG TTTGTACATGCGTGTGAACTAAAAGGGCATACAGATTGGACCCGGAGTTTGGATTTCTCACTACCTGTTAGCATCAATGGGGAAGTAAACAATCTTTTTCTG ATGGCATTACGTAGCTCGACGCCCAACGGGAATGGGGTATACAAGATGGAAGAAACAAGCTTATCATCATATATAGAAGGTCCCGTACTTGTGGCTGGTTCGTCCTCATTTCAAATATTCTTAGAATCTCTTTTAATTGGACACGAGGATTGGGTATATTCAGTAGCGTGGCAACCCCCTTTGGTTGCATCCGCGGAAGGAGATGCCTATTATCAACCTCAAAGCATTTTATCTCCATCAATGGACAAGACTGTGATGATCTGGCAGCCTGAAAAAACTTCTGGTGTGTGGATGAATATGGTCACCGTTGGCGAACTAAGCCACTGTGCTCTGGGGTTCTATGGTGGTCATTAG